GCACGCTGGTCCGCACGCGGCCACCATCTGGACCAACGACCTCACGCACGAGTACGTGCATGAGAACTCCGCCTACTCGAGCTGAGGGAGCGACCGTGACCGCACAGGACCCCGCCGGGACCCCCGCCCCGGCTCCCGCCGGCCCCGCCGCGCCCCCGGCGCCCGCCTCCCCGGCCGGCCCCCGGGACCGGGCCCGCGCCGCGGCCAAGGCCGCCGTGCTGCTCGAGGCGCTGCCGTGGATCCAGCGCTTCGCCGGCACCACGATGGTCATCAAGTACGGCGGGAACGCCATGGTCTCCGAGCCGCTGCGGCGCGCCTTCGCCGAGGACATCGTGTTCCTGCACCACTGCGGCATCCACCCCGTGGTGGTGCACGGCGGCGGCCCGCAGATCAACACCATGCTGGACCGCCTGGGCATCGACTCCGAGTTCCGGGGCGGGCTGCGCGTGACCACGGCCGAGGCCATGGACGTGGTGCGGATGGTGCTCACCGGGCAGGTCGGCCGCGAGCTGGTGGGCCTGGTCAACGGCCACGGCCCGTACGCCGTCGGGATGTCCGGTGAGGACGCCGCGCTGTTCCGGGCCGTGCGCACGGGGACCGTGGTGGACGGCGAGCCCGTCGACCTCGGCCTAGTCGGTGAGGTCACCGGGGTCAACCCCGCCGCGATCCGCGACCTCATCGACAACGGCCGCATCCCCGTGGTGTCCTCCGTGGCACCCGAGACCGGCCCGGACGGCACCGCCACCGGCGAGGTGCTCAACGTCAACGCAGACACCGCCGCCGCGGCCCTGGCCATCGCGCTGGGGGCGGCCAAGCTCGTGGTGCTCACGGACGTCGAGGGCCTGTACTCGGACTGGCCGGACCGGGACTCGCTCGTGTCCTCCCTGACGGCCGGCGAGCTGCGCGCCCTCCTGCCGCGCCTGGAGTCGGGCATGATCCCCAAGATGTCCGCGTGCCTCACCGCCGTCGACGGCGGGGTGCCCCAGGCCCACATCGTGGACGGGCGCGAACCGCACTCGATGCTGCTGGAGATCTTCACCGCCGACGGGGTGGGCACCCAGGTGCTGCCCGACGCGGCGGACCCGGGCGCGTCCCGGGCCGAGACCACGACGACAGGAACCCCATGACCAGCCCCAGCACGCCCGCCACCCCGGGCACGCCCGCCACCGCCGGCACGCCCGCCGGCCCCGCGTCCAACGCCGACCTCCTGGACCGCTACCGGCACTCCCTGACCGGGGTCTTCGGCGCCCCGAGCCGGGTGCTCGTGCGCGGAGAGGGCGCCCTCGTGTGGGACGCCGACGGCCGGCGGTACACGGACTTCCTCGCCGGGATCGCCGTGAACGCCCTGGGCCACGCGCACCCCGCGCTCGTCTCCGCGGTGGCCGGGCAGCTCGGCACCCTCGGGCACATCTCCAACCTGTTCACCTCCGTGCCCCAGGTGCGCCTGGCCGAGCGGCTGCTCCGCCTCGCCGACGCCCCCGAGGGCTCCACCGTGTTCTTCGCCAACTCCGGC
This genomic window from Citricoccus sp. SGAir0253 contains:
- the argB gene encoding acetylglutamate kinase; this translates as MTAQDPAGTPAPAPAGPAAPPAPASPAGPRDRARAAAKAAVLLEALPWIQRFAGTTMVIKYGGNAMVSEPLRRAFAEDIVFLHHCGIHPVVVHGGGPQINTMLDRLGIDSEFRGGLRVTTAEAMDVVRMVLTGQVGRELVGLVNGHGPYAVGMSGEDAALFRAVRTGTVVDGEPVDLGLVGEVTGVNPAAIRDLIDNGRIPVVSSVAPETGPDGTATGEVLNVNADTAAAALAIALGAAKLVVLTDVEGLYSDWPDRDSLVSSLTAGELRALLPRLESGMIPKMSACLTAVDGGVPQAHIVDGREPHSMLLEIFTADGVGTQVLPDAADPGASRAETTTTGTP